The Lineus longissimus chromosome 2, tnLinLong1.2, whole genome shotgun sequence genome window below encodes:
- the LOC135502317 gene encoding carbohydrate sulfotransferase 15-like, producing the protein MMRGRQVVPLAGAILISIFLVNEFTSLCQETPFGLTSSENQKTGQVVQTRRLLAVPLSNGSLISWGRSLLPGPKKKEVQGVVNLNIHESDTANEESDNAVQKTKKKSLKFKRGSVEQILRDLQNGRLPTQDVLASEMTKDAGFDIPTPLPVDPNWKNPCWVVRGALHCLPYFYVIGFPNSGTTDLFSRITMHPHVLPTFARRTNIWTIGRTLDMPLSRFSHLCGLPLFTRGQSNKQDYILGDDSLMVADHAMTAKRRPYGPAHFIKRYTPNAKFIVLLRDPAARAFSQYTKIDWDKNREKSPYYFNILLEKVIGLARTCMKTASARACAFNKRLRVADNQMSIIWNGMYAVYLAEWLQVFPRENFLFVKSENFSMNTGKVIQDAYTFLGLDRLSDDVIATISSAPKQHHHAYFNDNIGPLSAKSRKLLDEFYAPFTKALEDIIGESLTQ; encoded by the exons ATGATGCGAGGCAGACAGGTTGTACCTTTGGCTGGGGCAATACTGATATCAATATTTCTGGTAAACGAGTTCACTTCGCTCTGCCAGGAAACGCCATTTGGACTAACTTCGAGCGAAAACCAGAAAACAGGTCAAGTTGTCCAGACGAGAAGGTTACTCGCAGTACCACTTTCTAATGGTTCCCTGATATCTTGGGGCAGGTCATTGCTTCCTGGTCCTAAAAAGAAAGAAGTTCAGGGTGTGGTGAACTTGAATATTCACGAGTCAGATACGGCCAATGAGGAGTCAGACAATGCTGTGCAGAAAACTAAGAAGAAATCGTTAAAATTCAAGCGAGGATCAGTGGAACAAATTCTTCGAGATCTCCAGAATGGTCGCCTGCCGACGCAAGACGTTCTCGCTTCAGAAATGACCAAAGATGCTGGGTTCGATATACCG ACTCCTCTTCCAGTTGACCCAAACTGGAAGAACCCGTGCTGGGTTGTGCGCGGCGCACTCCACTGCCTACCCTATTTCTATGTCATTGGTTTCCCCAACTCCGGCACCACAGACCTTTTCTCAAGAATCACCATGCACCCACACGTCCTACCCACGTTTGCCAGGAGAACGAATATTTGGACAATAGGGAGGA CCCTTGACATGCCCCTTTCCCGGTTTAGCCATTTGTGTGGACTGCCTCTCTTTACCCGGGGCCAATCAAACAAGCAAGACTACATTCTCG GTGATGATAGTCTAATGGTAGCTGACCACGCGATGACTGCCAAACGAAGGCCCTATGGACCAGCCCACTTTATCAAGAGATACACACCAAACGCAAAGTTCATTGTTTTGTTGAGAGATCCAGCCGCGAG GGCATTCTCACAGTACACCAAGATAGATTGGGATAAGAATCGAGAAAAGAGTCCATATTATTTCAACATCCTTCTCGAAAAGGTTATTGGTTTGGCACGAACGTGTATGAAGACAGCCAGCGCCCGAGCGTGCGCTTTCAACAAGCGGTTACGGGTCGCCGATAATCAG ATGTCTATAATATGGAATGGGATGTACGCGGTCTACCTTGCCGAATGGTTACAGGTTTTCCCGAGAGAAAATTTTCTTTTCGTCAAAAGTgagaatttttcaatgaatactGGAAAGGTTATCCAAGATGCCTATACTTTTCTTGGGTTAG ATCGGTTATCGGATGACGTCATAGCTACGATATCGTCTGCCCCGAAACAACATCACCATGCCTACTTCAACGACAACATCGGGCCCCTGTCAGCAAAATCACGAAAATTACTCGATGAGTTCTATGCGCCGTTCACAAAAGCTTTGGAGGATATAATTGGTGAAAGTCTAACGCAGTGA
- the LOC135502298 gene encoding cytochrome P450 2B5-like isoform X2 produces the protein MSPSDTHFDWISSIHLTTALIYLFILLVVFTVTKRWLFIDGHLPGPPSIPLLGNLYVIFFNPSNFVIVLTKLSRIYGSVYSFRMGEVPAIVVCGYDSVKEVLVTKAKAFSERPLLGYMKDHPECLGIFFQNGERWSYLRKLTLRAIHDLDTVKPENIRRYISEEMQELVGFIKAKKGRPFDPRDIMASVSANTMCSVMLNRRFDYTDKRIKELIQTVDRMFEIEGFGQMEHFIPALRFLKHIGIGTSFEDEIIRLRKEVKEFILREDTSSFLGGDGDHEVESLAHAYRKRVDHDSDAAITESLTDFIAANTSVGTVFSWLLICCVRYPLTVQRCTEEMHKVFGDGPVDCLVKEDQLPYCTATINEVMRISSAIPTAAPHMASEDTTLNGYPIEKGTLVLVNLHSVHNEREYWGDPDVFRPGRFLDEEGKFNRKERNLSFGAGPRGCLGKQIAKKMIFSFFVTMLTNFDISIPSGDAPPSLQGVLKIVYEPKPFRIVAVAR, from the exons ATGTCGCCCAGCGATACTCATTTTGACTGGATTTCGTCAATCCACTTGACCACTGCATTAATCTACTTATTCATCCTGCTGGTAGTCTTCACGGTCACCAAAAGATGGCTCTTTATCGACGGGCATCTCCCTGGTCCGCCATCAATACCCCTCCTCGGAAACCTCTACGTGATCTTCTTCAACCCCAGCAATTTCGTAATAGTATTGACTAAGCTGAGCAGGATATACGGAAGTGTCTACTCCTTCCGCATGGGGGAGGTACCAGCAATCGTTGTCTGTGGGTATGACAGTGTAAAGGAGGTCCTCGTTACCAAAGCCAAGGCATTCAGTGAGCGCCCCCTACTGGGCTATATGAAGGATCACCCAGAATGTCTTG GCATATTCTTCCAAAATGGAGAAAGGTGGTCGTACCTCCGCAAACTGACCCTGCGGGCGATCCATGACTTAGACACAGTCAAGCCAGAAAACATTCGACGGTACATCAGCGAAGAGATGCAGGAGCTAGTTGGCTTCATCAAGGCAAAGAAAGGGAGACCATTCGACCCCAGAGACATTATGGCGTCGGTCAGCGCCAACACTATGTGTTCAGTTATGCTCAATAGAAG GTTTGACTACACTGACAAACGCATCAAAGAGCTTATACAGACTGTGGACAGAATGTTTGAGATTGAAGGCTTTGGACAGATGGAGCATTTCATTCCAGCCCTACGATTCCTGAAGCACATTGGCATCGGAACTTCATTT GAGGACGAAATCATACGACTCAGGAAAGAGGTGAAGGAGTTCATATTGCGGGAAGATACTTCTTCATTTTTGGGTGGTGACGGCGACCATGAGGTTGAGAGTTTGGCGCATGCGTACCGGAAACGAGTGGACCATGATTCTG ATGCGGCGATTACCGAGAGTTTAACGGATTTCATAGCAGCGAACACATCGGTTGGAACGGTGTTCAGTTGGTTGCTCATCTGTTGTGTCCGATACCCTTTGACTGTTCAAAGATGCACCGAAGAAATGCACAAG GTGTTTGGTGACGGACCAGTAGACTGCCTCGTAAAAGAAGACCAGTTGCCCTATTGCACAGCCACAATAAATGAGGTTATGCGAATATCCTCAGCAA TCCCGACAGCTGCCCCTCACATGGCCTCTGAGGACACAACCCTAAATGGCTACCCCATCGAGAAAGGCACATTGGTTCTCGTGAATCTCCATTCCGTTCACAACGAGAGAGAATACTGGGGGGACCCAGACGTTTTCAGACCAGGAAGATTTCTGGACGAGGAGGGAAAGTTTAACAGAAAGGAAAGGAACTTATCGTTTGGGGCTG GTCCTCGTGGCTGCCTCGGGAAGCAGATTGCCAAGAAAATGATATTCAGCTTTTTCGTGACGATGCTTACAAACTTTGACATAAGCATTCCAAGCGGAGATGCACCACCCTCTTTACAAGGCGTTCTCAAGATTGTTTATGAGCCAAAACCATTTCGAATTGTGGCCGTGGCACGGTAG
- the LOC135502309 gene encoding uncharacterized protein LOC135502309, with the protein MEEPYVCKPFSIKIPVLDCVECYCYNKKDIRLGGDKEKCFQKEEESGSPLATQAIGNKNSREEESVICKPCRIVLLKCDFGLEDRCTIRVDENALQTIDHDVKKDSSSPSDDSTSKVKDCLETVGTTFSVYAAVIAGDQFYNGKDIGLGDEKNLCCQKKDESCSPLGTQAICNKNLTEEESVICKPCRIDLLKCDIGLDRCSIPRAIDHYVKKDGFRQSDDSTSKVEQGLETVGTLFTKKGNFTQVKELSEVVGSPANVDMASVCRPCSVQLKNVMPKTVSNTAAIENQGFKSLCKPCSRPDKSARPNADRNDTDTSKESLSSFVYAETEDYNLKKGNANSDLQESGVRSTPVADVQESGVSSTPVTDVNKCTPCSVRLKLLEIEKSCGTPKAKFATSRQIEVGTVGKSVTEEVENDENIAENVQPISEPCAEQIKTNDSPNSAVVKTSEGNDFIPPDFQASLTNLTSRTKKCSIMPSPVSSHHNCKPCSISIKRLKLNDSFATVPNADGGPPSTCKESGDNEQKQNASPFSLAEHYIPKLLNVRYLNRTQSPLLPMSVNRNSSSCSTNSSDVNDTEVKKPSGAGSTNRRSRKRPRKCLIKQLKRRVARVKHHDTGSEFSSSDLESSSDLESSSCENERNDNDFPPVLPSRRKLKGGIFKRKNGANRPLDVKGMQVEKGSDGCVGSRGKAVSRDKTCTDTKDRFRCPYCPSSFSTPYKYFNNMITHMYAKHSDVSVDEVKKITAEHYLDETE; encoded by the exons ATGGAAGAACCTTACGTATGCAAGCCATTCTCAATAAAAATCCCGGTGTTGGATTGTGTGGAATGTTATTGTTATAACAAGAAAGATATTAGACTGGGAGGTGACaaagaaaaatgttttcagAAGGAAGAGGAGTCTGGCAGTCCCTTAGCTACCCAAGCTATCGGCAATAAAAATTCAAGAGAAGAGGAGTCAGTCATATGCAAGCCATGCAGAATTGTCCTTCTTAAGTGTGACTTTGGCTTGGAGGATAGATGTACCATTCGTGTTGATGAAAATGCTCTCCAGACAATTGACCATGATGTAAAGAAGGACAGCTCCAGTCCGTCTGATGACTCCACCTCCAAAGTTAAAGACTGTTTAGAAACTGTGGGGACCACCTTTAGTGTATATGCAGCTGTTATTGCAGGAGACCAATTTTACAACGGGAAAGATATCGGACTTGGAGATGAAAAGAATCTCTGTTGTCAAAAGAAAGATGAGTCTTGCAGTCCCTTAGGTACTCAAGCCATCTGCAATAAAAATCTGACAGAAGAGGAGTCAGTCATATGCAAACCATGCAGAATTGACCTTCTGAAGTGTGACATCGGCTTGGATAGATGTTCCATTCCCCGGGCAATTGACCATTATGTGAAAAAAGACGGCTTTCGTCAATCCGATGACTCCACCTCCAAAGTCGAGCAGGGTCTAGAAACTGTGGGGACCCTCTTTACTAAGAAGGGCAACTTTACACAAGTCAAGGAGCTTTCGGAAGTTGTGGGGAGCCCAGCTAATGTTGATATGGCAAGTGTCTGCAGACCATGCTCAGTTCAACTGAAAAATGTAATGCCTAAAACAGTGAGCAACACCGCAGCGATTGAAAACCAAGGTTTTAAATCGTTATGTAAACCATGTTCTCGTCCAGACAAAAGTGCCCGTCCAAATGCTGATAGGAATGATACTGATACCTCTAAAGAGTCTCTTTCATCTTTTGTTTACGCCGAAACAGAAGACTATAATCTCAAAAAAGGTAACGCCAACTCTGATCTGCAGGAAAGTGGAGTGCGCTCGACCCCAGTTGCTGATGTGCAGGAAAGTGGAGTGAGCTCCACCCCAGTTACTGATGTGAACAAATGCACACCTTGTTCAGTGCGGCTCAAACTTCTAGAAATTGAAAAGTCTTGTGGTACTCCGAAAGCAAAATTTGCCACCTCTAGACAAATAGAGGTTGGTACAGTCGGCAAAAGTGTGACTGAAGAAGTGGAAAATGACGAAAACATTGCTGAGAATGTGCAACCAATTAGTGAGCCATGTGCCgaacaaataaaaacaaatgacaGTCCAAATTCCGCAGTGGTGAAGACATCAGAAGGCAATGATTTTATCCCACCAGATTTTCAGGCCTCTCTCACGAACTTGACATCGAGGACCAAAAAGTGCTCCATAATGCCAAGTCCAGTCTCGTCGCACCATAATTGTAAACCTTGTTCCATTTCCATTAAAAGACTGAAGCTGAATGATTCATTTGCAACCGTGCCGAATGCTGATGGTGGTCCTCCATCTACTTGCAAGGAAAGTGGTGATAACGAGCAGAAGCAGAATGCATCACCATTCAGTTTAGCTGAACATTATATCCCAAAACTTCTCAATGTACGCTATCTCAATAGGACCCAGTCGCCCCTCCTTCCCATGTCTGTCAATAGAAATTCGTCGTCTTGCTCGACAAATTCCAGTGACGTAAATGACACAGAGGTAAAGAAGCCTTCCGGAGCAGGAAGTACGAATCGGAGAAGTCGAAAGAGACCCAGAAAAT GCTTGATAAAGCAATTGAAACGCAGAGTGGCGAGAGTGAAACACCATGACACTGGCAGTGAATTCTCTTCATCTGACCTTGAATCTTCCTCCGACCTTGAATCATCTTCctgtgaaaatgaaagaaatgacaACGATTTCCCACCTGTTCTCCCTTCCAGAAGGAAGTTAAAAG GAGGAATTTTCAAGAGAAAGAATGGTGCTAACAGACCACTTGATGTCAAGGGGATGCAGGTGGAGAAAGGCAGTGATGGATGTGTTGGAAGCAGAGGGAAAGCTGTTTCAAGAGATAAAACAT GCACAGACACAAAGGACCGCTTTAGATGTCCCTATTGCCCTTCATCTTTCAGCACGCCCTACAAATACTTCAACAACATGATCACGCACATGTATGCAAAGCACTCGGATGTTAGTGTCGATGAGGTCAAAAAGATTACTGCAGAACACTACTTGGATGAAACGGAATAa
- the LOC135502298 gene encoding cytochrome P450 2B9-like isoform X1, with the protein MSPSDTHFDWISSIHLTTALIYLFILLVVFTVTKRWLFIDGHLPGPPSIPLLGNLYVIFFNPSNFVIVLTKLSRIYGSVYSFRMGEVPAIVVCGYDSVKEVLVTKAKAFSERPLLGYMKDHPECLGIFFQNGERWSYLRKLTLRAIHDLDTVKPENIRRYISEEMQELVGFIKAKKGRPFDPRDIMASVSANTMCSVMLNRRFDYTDKRIKELIQTVDRMFEIEGFGQMEHFIPALRFLKHIGIGTSFEDEIIRLRKEVKEFILREDTSSFLGGDGDHEVESLAHAYRKRVDHDSDVVVSVCILDMIQAAIATTKGTNSWITLYMARFPKVVEQCQEEIQQVFGDGPVDCLVKEDQLPYCTATINEVMRISSAIPTAAPHMASEDTTLNGYPIEKGTLVLVNLHSVHNEREYWGDPDVFRPGRFLDEEGKFNRKERNLSFGAGPRGCLGKQIAKKMIFSFFVTMLTNFDISIPSGDAPPSLQGVLKIVYEPKPFRIVAVAR; encoded by the exons ATGTCGCCCAGCGATACTCATTTTGACTGGATTTCGTCAATCCACTTGACCACTGCATTAATCTACTTATTCATCCTGCTGGTAGTCTTCACGGTCACCAAAAGATGGCTCTTTATCGACGGGCATCTCCCTGGTCCGCCATCAATACCCCTCCTCGGAAACCTCTACGTGATCTTCTTCAACCCCAGCAATTTCGTAATAGTATTGACTAAGCTGAGCAGGATATACGGAAGTGTCTACTCCTTCCGCATGGGGGAGGTACCAGCAATCGTTGTCTGTGGGTATGACAGTGTAAAGGAGGTCCTCGTTACCAAAGCCAAGGCATTCAGTGAGCGCCCCCTACTGGGCTATATGAAGGATCACCCAGAATGTCTTG GCATATTCTTCCAAAATGGAGAAAGGTGGTCGTACCTCCGCAAACTGACCCTGCGGGCGATCCATGACTTAGACACAGTCAAGCCAGAAAACATTCGACGGTACATCAGCGAAGAGATGCAGGAGCTAGTTGGCTTCATCAAGGCAAAGAAAGGGAGACCATTCGACCCCAGAGACATTATGGCGTCGGTCAGCGCCAACACTATGTGTTCAGTTATGCTCAATAGAAG GTTTGACTACACTGACAAACGCATCAAAGAGCTTATACAGACTGTGGACAGAATGTTTGAGATTGAAGGCTTTGGACAGATGGAGCATTTCATTCCAGCCCTACGATTCCTGAAGCACATTGGCATCGGAACTTCATTT GAGGACGAAATCATACGACTCAGGAAAGAGGTGAAGGAGTTCATATTGCGGGAAGATACTTCTTCATTTTTGGGTGGTGACGGCGACCATGAGGTTGAGAGTTTGGCGCATGCGTACCGGAAACGAGTGGACCATGATTCTG ATGTTGTAGTCTCTGTGTGTATCCTTGACATGATACAAGCAGCTATAGCTACCACAAAGGGCACCAACTCTTGGATTACCCTTTACATGGCACGCTTTCCAAAGGTCGTCGAACAATGTCAGGAAGAAATTCAACAG GTGTTTGGTGACGGACCAGTAGACTGCCTCGTAAAAGAAGACCAGTTGCCCTATTGCACAGCCACAATAAATGAGGTTATGCGAATATCCTCAGCAA TCCCGACAGCTGCCCCTCACATGGCCTCTGAGGACACAACCCTAAATGGCTACCCCATCGAGAAAGGCACATTGGTTCTCGTGAATCTCCATTCCGTTCACAACGAGAGAGAATACTGGGGGGACCCAGACGTTTTCAGACCAGGAAGATTTCTGGACGAGGAGGGAAAGTTTAACAGAAAGGAAAGGAACTTATCGTTTGGGGCTG GTCCTCGTGGCTGCCTCGGGAAGCAGATTGCCAAGAAAATGATATTCAGCTTTTTCGTGACGATGCTTACAAACTTTGACATAAGCATTCCAAGCGGAGATGCACCACCCTCTTTACAAGGCGTTCTCAAGATTGTTTATGAGCCAAAACCATTTCGAATTGTGGCCGTGGCACGGTAG